Proteins from one Niallia circulans genomic window:
- the mmsA gene encoding multiple monosaccharide ABC transporter ATP-binding protein: MGNILEMKNITKEFPGVKALDDVNLQVAAGEIHALCGENGAGKSTLMKVLSGVYPHGTYSGDILFQDEVCMFKDIKGSESLGIVIIHQELALIPELSIAENIFLGNEQAKAGVINWNETVVKARELLQKVGLSENPNTLISKIGVGKQQLVEIAKALSKDVKLLILDEPTAALNEEESENLLELLHSFKKEGMTSIMISHKLNEVSKVADSITIIRDGRTIETLKWDEVSEDRIIKGMVGRELTNRYPDRIPQIGETILEVKDWEVLQGDRKVIDNISMHIKRGEIVGIAGVMGSGRTEFAMSVFGRSYGTKISGQLYKDGKEISVKNVPEAIENGLAYVTEDRKNYGLILIEDIKRNISLPNLRKLSKFSVLNEHVEVKEAENYRQKMNIKTPSILQKTGNLSGGNQQKVVLSKWIYAEPDILMLDEPTRGIDVGAKYEIYTIINKLADEGKGILLISSEMPELLGMCDRIYVMNEGSIKGELAAADATQESIMKFITS; this comes from the coding sequence ATGGGGAATATTCTCGAAATGAAGAATATCACAAAGGAATTTCCAGGTGTTAAGGCACTCGATGATGTGAACCTGCAAGTCGCAGCAGGCGAAATTCACGCATTATGCGGTGAAAATGGTGCGGGAAAATCAACGCTGATGAAGGTGCTGAGCGGTGTGTATCCACACGGAACCTATTCAGGGGATATTCTCTTTCAGGACGAGGTCTGCATGTTCAAGGATATAAAGGGCAGTGAAAGCTTAGGGATTGTCATTATCCATCAGGAGCTTGCGCTTATACCAGAGCTGTCGATTGCAGAAAATATCTTCCTTGGCAATGAACAGGCTAAAGCTGGTGTTATCAACTGGAACGAAACAGTTGTGAAGGCAAGAGAGCTTTTGCAAAAGGTCGGCTTATCGGAAAATCCGAATACGCTTATATCCAAAATTGGTGTCGGCAAGCAGCAGCTTGTGGAAATCGCCAAAGCACTTTCCAAGGATGTGAAGCTGCTGATTTTGGACGAACCTACAGCAGCATTAAATGAAGAAGAAAGTGAAAACCTGTTAGAGCTGCTTCATTCCTTCAAAAAAGAAGGAATGACAAGCATCATGATTTCCCATAAATTGAACGAAGTCTCAAAAGTTGCCGACAGTATTACGATTATCCGTGATGGCAGAACAATCGAAACGCTGAAATGGGACGAAGTTTCGGAGGATAGAATCATTAAAGGCATGGTCGGCAGGGAGCTGACAAACCGTTATCCAGACAGAATCCCGCAAATCGGTGAAACGATATTGGAAGTGAAGGACTGGGAAGTGCTGCAAGGGGACAGAAAAGTGATCGACAATATCAGCATGCATATAAAAAGAGGCGAAATTGTCGGGATTGCTGGCGTAATGGGCTCAGGAAGAACGGAATTTGCGATGAGCGTGTTCGGACGATCCTATGGAACAAAAATATCTGGTCAGCTTTATAAGGATGGCAAGGAAATTTCGGTAAAGAATGTGCCGGAAGCAATCGAAAATGGACTTGCATACGTAACAGAGGACCGGAAAAACTATGGGCTTATTTTGATTGAGGATATTAAACGAAATATTTCCTTGCCGAACTTACGCAAGCTTTCCAAGTTCAGTGTGCTCAATGAACATGTCGAGGTGAAGGAGGCGGAGAACTATCGTCAGAAGATGAACATCAAAACACCGTCCATCCTGCAGAAGACAGGAAACTTGAGCGGCGGCAATCAGCAAAAGGTTGTGTTAAGCAAGTGGATTTACGCTGAACCGGATATTCTCATGCTTGATGAGCCGACAAGGGGAATCGACGTTGGAGCGAAGTATGAAATATACACCATTATAAATAAGCTCGCAGACGAAGGAAAAGGAATTCTCCTTATATCTTCGGAGATGCCAGAGCTTTTAGGAATGTGTGACCGAATTTACGTTATGAACGAGGGCAGCATCAAGGGAGAGCTGGCTGCGGCAGATGCGACACAGGAAAGCATCATGAAATTCATTACAAGCTAA
- the mmsB gene encoding multiple monosaccharide ABC transporter permease, translating into MNTPLEDYRNKGSILSLIQSNLRQYGMFTALVLIMILFQVLTEGILLRPLNITNLILQNSYILVLAIGMVLVIITGHIDLSVGSVAAFVGAISGILIINHDMPVFLAVILSLLVGAVIGAWQGFWVAYVKIPAFIVTLAGMLLFRGLTMLVLKGKSVAPYPQSFQDISSGFIPDIFGGSTLHMLTIVAGIVFSIIYLLIEARNRKTQLRYDFEVSSKGLFVTKIAAIIVLINVFTYVLATYEGIPTILLILIGLIIIYSFVMKKTVMGRHVYAIGGNEKAASLSGIKTKKATFWVFVNMGVLAALSGLIFAARLNAATPKAGNLFELDAIAACFIGGASAYGGIGTVGGAIVGGLVMGVMNNGMSIIGLGIDWQQAIKGLVLLIAVAFDIYNKNKLAS; encoded by the coding sequence GTGAATACACCGTTGGAGGATTACCGCAATAAAGGCTCTATATTGTCATTGATTCAGAGCAATTTACGCCAATATGGAATGTTTACTGCATTAGTGCTGATTATGATTCTGTTTCAAGTGTTAACAGAGGGTATTCTTTTACGCCCGCTTAATATTACAAATCTAATTTTGCAGAACAGCTATATTCTCGTCCTTGCAATCGGCATGGTTCTCGTGATTATCACTGGTCATATCGATTTGTCAGTCGGCTCTGTCGCTGCATTTGTCGGCGCCATTTCCGGTATTTTAATCATTAACCATGATATGCCCGTTTTTTTGGCTGTTATTCTTTCCTTATTAGTGGGTGCTGTTATCGGGGCATGGCAAGGATTTTGGGTCGCATACGTCAAGATTCCCGCCTTTATCGTCACACTTGCCGGAATGCTGTTGTTCAGAGGCTTGACGATGCTTGTCTTAAAAGGAAAATCTGTTGCGCCGTATCCACAGTCCTTTCAGGATATTAGCTCAGGCTTTATCCCCGATATTTTTGGGGGCAGTACGCTGCATATGCTGACGATTGTGGCAGGCATTGTTTTTTCGATCATTTACTTGCTGATTGAAGCCCGCAATCGTAAAACCCAGCTTCGTTATGATTTTGAAGTGTCTTCCAAAGGGCTGTTCGTTACGAAGATAGCAGCCATTATCGTGCTGATTAATGTGTTCACATATGTTTTAGCAACATATGAAGGCATTCCAACCATTCTGCTTATCCTTATTGGGTTGATCATTATCTACAGCTTTGTTATGAAGAAAACCGTGATGGGCCGACATGTTTATGCAATCGGCGGCAATGAAAAGGCCGCAAGTCTTTCTGGCATCAAAACGAAAAAAGCAACCTTCTGGGTGTTTGTGAACATGGGCGTGCTTGCAGCGCTGTCAGGTTTGATTTTCGCCGCAAGACTTAATGCCGCAACACCAAAAGCAGGCAATCTGTTCGAGCTTGATGCCATTGCAGCCTGCTTTATCGGCGGCGCATCAGCATATGGCGGCATCGGAACAGTCGGCGGGGCGATTGTCGGCGGTCTCGTTATGGGTGTCATGAACAACGGCATGTCCATCATCGGCCTTGGCATCGACTGGCAGCAGGCTATAAAAGGACTTGTGCTACTGATAGCGGTTGCGTTTGATATTTATAATAAGAATAAATTAGCTTCATAA
- a CDS encoding ArsR/SmtB family transcription factor, which produces MIHIKDLRSGLNIYKALSSEIRLEILTLLQRNNSLNLNDIAQKLQLSNGAVTMHIKKLEESGLIDISTAGGKHGIQKICYLNEDVLTIELQDKGVENFYEYEIKVGHYFDYAADPTCGLATKDSIIGEFDNPRYFADPDHIHADIVWLKKGFLEYRIPNYLKKNQHFKEIQFIFEISSEAPFYNNDWPSDIFFYLNNVELGFWTSPGDFGDTKGACNPSWWPPHLNQYGLLKLLRINKDGTFIDGCRISDVTIEDVGLQDHPDIKLKFAVTDEGTIGGLTLYGRSFGNYEQDITARILYEEVLPE; this is translated from the coding sequence ATGATACATATAAAAGATCTCCGCTCTGGCTTAAATATATATAAAGCACTTAGCTCAGAAATCCGCCTTGAAATCCTGACATTGCTGCAACGAAATAACAGCCTAAACTTAAATGATATCGCCCAAAAGCTGCAGCTTTCCAACGGTGCTGTCACTATGCATATTAAAAAACTGGAGGAAAGCGGTCTTATTGATATCTCAACAGCAGGTGGAAAGCACGGCATTCAAAAAATCTGCTATTTAAATGAGGATGTCCTGACAATCGAGCTTCAGGATAAGGGTGTCGAGAATTTTTATGAGTATGAGATAAAGGTCGGTCATTATTTCGATTATGCAGCAGACCCGACATGTGGTCTGGCGACAAAGGACAGCATTATCGGTGAGTTTGACAATCCCCGCTACTTCGCCGATCCTGACCATATTCACGCAGACATCGTTTGGCTGAAAAAAGGCTTCCTTGAATACAGAATTCCTAATTACTTAAAGAAAAATCAACACTTTAAAGAAATTCAATTTATATTCGAAATCAGCTCAGAGGCTCCCTTCTACAATAATGACTGGCCCTCTGACATTTTCTTTTACCTAAACAATGTCGAGCTTGGCTTTTGGACATCACCCGGAGACTTCGGTGACACAAAAGGAGCCTGCAATCCAAGCTGGTGGCCGCCCCACTTGAACCAGTACGGCTTGCTGAAGCTGCTGCGCATCAACAAGGACGGCACATTCATTGATGGCTGCCGAATATCAGATGTTACGATTGAGGATGTTGGTCTGCAGGACCACCCTGACATTAAACTGAAGTTTGCGGTAACAGATGAAGGCACAATCGGCGGACTGACCCTTTATGGGCGCAGCTTTGGCAATTATGAGCAGGATATTACAGCTCGGATTCTTTATGAGGAAGTGCTGCCTGAGTGA
- a CDS encoding YesL family protein, with translation MKAVLVDSIYSVSNWILRFLYVHLLWMLFSVVGLAVAGFFPATVSLFSVMRKWLLGESSFPIFSTFLSVYKKEFVKSNLLGLLLIFGGAVLYADLLALQHTTITFLQYLYFPVLFIALLYACSVLTFFTMYVHYELKGLHIIKNALLFTLAMPLACAKMVGGLLIIVYVLITFPGSIILFGASVPAFFMMWTSLKAFSRYEQKRTKQLT, from the coding sequence ATGAAGGCTGTGCTCGTCGATTCTATTTATTCTGTTTCTAATTGGATTTTGCGGTTTTTATATGTTCATCTATTATGGATGCTATTTTCCGTTGTGGGACTCGCTGTCGCCGGTTTCTTCCCTGCGACTGTCAGTCTGTTTTCGGTTATGCGTAAATGGCTGCTTGGTGAATCAAGCTTTCCGATTTTCTCTACCTTTCTATCTGTCTATAAAAAGGAATTTGTGAAAAGCAATCTTCTCGGCCTGCTGCTCATTTTTGGCGGGGCTGTCCTGTATGCAGATTTGCTGGCACTTCAGCATACAACAATTACCTTCTTACAATATCTCTACTTTCCTGTTCTTTTTATCGCCTTGCTTTATGCCTGCAGTGTTCTTACCTTTTTTACGATGTATGTTCACTATGAGCTAAAAGGGCTTCATATCATTAAAAACGCCCTGCTGTTTACACTGGCAATGCCCCTTGCCTGCGCTAAAATGGTTGGCGGACTATTAATCATTGTTTATGTGCTGATTACCTTTCCAGGAAGCATTATTCTATTTGGCGCAAGTGTGCCTGCCTTTTTCATGATGTGGACCAGCTTAAAGGCATTTTCTCGATATGAACAAAAACGAACCAAGCAACTGACATAA
- a CDS encoding ABC transporter substrate-binding protein gives MKKGLLGMLAIILVSSMFLAGCNKGSSDKGYSNGGKGTKIELWTFNELHEQYYEHMAEKWNEENPDDQISLKATTYPYEDLHNKLLVALQSGKGAPDISDVEISKFGNFLKGEPQILPLDDVIEPEKENIVQSRLDIYAKDGKTYGIDFHVGAAVIYYNKEIMDKAGVNPDDIKTWADYKEAGKTVLEKTGIPMTTLDIEDQWSFWPQVAQLEGKDDLLKENGEVNLTDPRIVEVLQYEQDLVKEGIAIPSPGNDHHSEEYYGFMNNGGAASVWMPMWYMGRFTDYMPDLKGKIVIKPMPAWSEGAPRSAGMGGTGTVVTNQSKDPDVAKKFLAYAKLSKEGNIEIWKQLGFDPIRSDVWDLPEVNEENKFTEYFGPNIFETLLEVKDEIEGVNIGERTPDVSNAVKTTILFQTLVEMKDPKQALEEAASQIK, from the coding sequence ATGAAAAAGGGTCTTTTAGGTATGCTGGCTATCATTCTAGTAAGCTCCATGTTTTTAGCAGGCTGTAATAAGGGCAGTTCGGATAAAGGCTATTCGAACGGCGGTAAAGGAACAAAGATTGAATTATGGACGTTCAATGAGCTCCATGAACAATATTATGAGCATATGGCAGAGAAGTGGAATGAGGAGAATCCTGATGACCAAATCAGCCTTAAAGCCACTACATATCCTTACGAGGATTTGCATAATAAGCTGCTTGTTGCGCTGCAGTCAGGCAAGGGAGCTCCGGATATTTCTGATGTGGAAATCTCGAAATTCGGCAACTTCTTAAAAGGAGAGCCACAGATTCTGCCGTTAGATGATGTGATTGAGCCGGAAAAGGAAAATATTGTACAATCACGCCTTGATATTTACGCAAAAGATGGCAAGACATATGGAATTGACTTCCACGTTGGTGCTGCAGTTATTTATTACAATAAAGAAATTATGGATAAAGCCGGCGTCAATCCAGATGACATTAAAACATGGGCTGACTATAAGGAAGCAGGCAAAACAGTTCTTGAGAAAACAGGCATTCCAATGACAACACTTGATATTGAAGACCAATGGTCGTTCTGGCCGCAGGTTGCTCAGCTTGAAGGCAAGGATGACCTATTGAAGGAAAATGGCGAGGTGAACCTGACAGATCCACGTATTGTTGAGGTGCTGCAATATGAGCAAGACCTTGTCAAAGAAGGCATTGCGATTCCGTCTCCAGGCAATGACCATCACTCAGAGGAATATTACGGCTTCATGAATAATGGCGGAGCAGCGTCTGTATGGATGCCAATGTGGTATATGGGCAGATTCACTGACTATATGCCTGATTTGAAAGGCAAAATCGTAATTAAACCAATGCCTGCTTGGTCTGAAGGTGCTCCTCGCTCTGCAGGGATGGGCGGAACAGGCACTGTTGTAACAAACCAATCTAAAGATCCAGATGTTGCGAAGAAATTCCTTGCCTATGCGAAGCTATCGAAGGAAGGAAATATTGAAATTTGGAAGCAGCTTGGCTTTGACCCAATTCGCTCTGATGTGTGGGATTTACCGGAAGTGAATGAGGAGAATAAATTCACGGAATATTTCGGTCCGAATATTTTCGAGACATTGCTTGAGGTGAAGGATGAAATCGAAGGTGTCAATATTGGCGAAAGAACGCCAGATGTCTCCAATGCTGTCAAGACGACGATTTTGTTCCAGACATTAGTGGAAATGAAGGATCCGAAGCAGGCGCTCGAGGAGGCAGCAAGTCAGATTAAATAA
- a CDS encoding carbohydrate ABC transporter permease: MEASSRQGVRKQKKRSLLYSQNAAPYFFIFPFILSFLIFFAYPVATTVIMSFQEVLPGQTTFIGLDNYKELWNPTFLTAIRNSTVYTLLTLIILIPVPLVLAVFLNSKLMFAKNFFRSVTFIPALTSVVVAGMIFRLIFGGQDGALLNSILTNFGMEPKAWLNHGGTSMFVLVVLATWKWMGINILYFLAGLQNIPRELYESAEVDGATTSRKFYHITLPLLKPISIYVFTISIYGGFSMFAESYMLYGSNRSPNNIGLTIVGYLYQKGIEQNNLGFGSAVGIALLVITLIITLIQLKFFGMFKKEEQG; the protein is encoded by the coding sequence ATGGAAGCAAGCAGCAGACAGGGTGTTAGGAAACAGAAGAAAAGAAGTCTTCTCTATTCGCAAAATGCAGCGCCTTACTTTTTTATCTTTCCATTCATCCTGTCTTTCCTGATCTTTTTTGCTTATCCAGTTGCTACAACGGTTATCATGAGCTTTCAGGAGGTACTGCCAGGACAAACGACCTTCATCGGTTTAGACAACTATAAGGAGTTATGGAACCCAACCTTCCTAACAGCGATTCGCAACAGCACTGTTTATACGCTTTTGACCTTAATTATCTTAATTCCAGTGCCGCTTGTGCTTGCTGTTTTCCTGAATTCAAAGCTGATGTTTGCGAAGAACTTCTTCCGCTCTGTAACCTTCATACCCGCACTGACATCTGTCGTTGTTGCCGGGATGATCTTCCGCTTAATCTTCGGCGGACAAGATGGGGCATTGCTGAACTCGATTTTAACGAACTTTGGCATGGAGCCAAAGGCATGGCTGAACCATGGCGGCACAAGCATGTTCGTGCTTGTTGTGCTGGCAACCTGGAAGTGGATGGGGATTAACATCCTGTATTTCCTCGCAGGACTGCAAAATATTCCGCGGGAGCTTTATGAGTCTGCCGAGGTGGACGGTGCCACGACTTCGAGGAAGTTCTACCATATAACACTGCCATTATTAAAACCAATCAGCATTTATGTTTTTACAATCAGCATTTACGGCGGCTTCTCGATGTTTGCTGAGAGCTATATGCTTTATGGCAGCAACAGATCGCCTAATAATATTGGACTGACGATTGTCGGTTATTTGTACCAAAAAGGGATTGAGCAGAATAATCTCGGCTTCGGCTCTGCTGTTGGGATTGCCTTGCTTGTCATCACCCTGATTATCACCTTGATCCAGCTGAAGTTCTTCGGCATGTTCAAAAAGGAGGAACAAGGATGA